From one Oceanimonas doudoroffii genomic stretch:
- a CDS encoding DNA replication terminus site-binding protein, which translates to MFTLAAKLRHTLSLLETAISELAQQLRTHADTQATCYQLPEVAQGKEHDPLEHITIEHRLTGEEALKASLIGFSRWHIKPDCSAKASYRLPGFVLLPADSRAAIAPLIDDINRLKQAFRALVQQLDDKDKKFTLVHDTFPGLITLQVYRQLTLLPYTASRLGFTWANKQIIQKVDKTKLVAQLMQSRQSPPPLVDATTWQTCIDREIYDVKRLPAGVELRLRRPVKTHPMVNVRWSQPLSPRQQQFKAHLPLILCQDEVPAISHLTDYPPAKTRKRRAARIGGEPLIPRLHIYPYQP; encoded by the coding sequence ATGTTTACCCTGGCCGCCAAACTTCGTCATACCCTCTCCCTGCTGGAAACCGCTATAAGCGAACTGGCTCAGCAACTTCGCACCCATGCCGATACTCAGGCAACCTGTTACCAATTGCCCGAGGTCGCTCAGGGCAAGGAGCACGATCCTCTCGAACACATTACCATTGAACACCGGTTAACCGGTGAAGAGGCGTTGAAAGCCAGCCTCATCGGTTTCAGCCGTTGGCATATCAAGCCCGATTGCTCCGCCAAGGCCAGTTATCGCCTGCCCGGTTTTGTGCTGTTACCGGCCGACAGCCGTGCTGCCATCGCTCCGCTGATCGACGACATCAACCGGCTCAAGCAAGCCTTTCGTGCCCTGGTGCAGCAACTGGACGACAAAGACAAAAAATTTACGCTGGTGCACGACACCTTTCCCGGTCTTATCACCCTGCAGGTCTACCGCCAGCTCACCCTGCTGCCTTATACCGCGTCCAGGCTCGGATTTACCTGGGCCAACAAACAGATCATTCAGAAAGTCGACAAGACCAAACTGGTGGCGCAGCTGATGCAAAGCCGGCAAAGCCCTCCCCCGCTGGTGGATGCCACTACCTGGCAAACCTGCATCGACCGGGAAATCTACGACGTCAAACGGCTGCCGGCCGGGGTAGAGCTGCGCCTGCGCCGGCCGGTGAAAACCCACCCCATGGTCAATGTGCGCTGGAGCCAGCCATTGTCCCCCCGCCAGCAGCAGTTCAAGGCGCACCTCCCACTGATATTGTGTCAGGATGAAGTTCCCGCCATTTCCCACCTCACCGACTACCCGCCGGCGAAAACCCGAAAGCGGCGCGCCGCGCGCATCGGTGGGGAGCCACTTATTCCCAGGCTGCACATTTATCCCTACCAACCCTGA
- a CDS encoding YebG family protein yields MAVEVQYRVVRNGIEKMTFTNKKEADAYDRLLELAEHIETVLEQGPVNLEETDREALALFLAQHQAELTGPKKKPARKADKAEKAGDDAIKAVA; encoded by the coding sequence ATGGCCGTAGAAGTGCAATATCGCGTAGTACGTAACGGAATCGAGAAAATGACCTTTACCAACAAAAAAGAGGCCGATGCCTACGATCGCCTGCTGGAGCTGGCTGAGCATATTGAAACCGTGCTGGAGCAGGGGCCGGTGAACCTTGAAGAAACGGATAGAGAAGCGTTGGCATTGTTTCTGGCCCAGCACCAAGCCGAGCTGACCGGCCCGAAAAAAAAGCCCGCCAGAAAGGCGGACAAGGCTGAAAAAGCCGGCGATGACGCGATCAAGGCCGTCGCCTGA
- a CDS encoding ABC transporter ATP-binding protein produces the protein MNKNKANEQGLHWPVITGMMRRHKRLLINAHLLAIVGTLLAVPVPLLMPLLVDEVLLEQPGTLIAWLDPLLPTAWQTGVGYILAVLLVTLLLRALALVFNILQGRQFAHVAKHITFQIRRRLTRQLMRTPMRAFESVGAGSVSSHYITDVETLDKFLGETLSRLLISLLSVLGTAVVLLLLNWQLGLFILLLNPVVVFFSSRLGSKVKHLKRDENKAFELFQQALVETLDGIQEIRAANRERHYLLRVIDKARGVRDTAIEYHWKSEAAGKASFLLFLSGVELFRAVGMIMVLYTDLTVGQIFAVFSYLWFMMGPVQELLNMQYSFYAADAARRRINAMLALGEAPAPAGGINPFLGSTTLPVEVRNLSFSYDGERRVLDDISLSIGAGEKVALVGASGGGKSTFIQLLLGLYPANSGDIRFGGASSTDIGFATIREHVATVLQQPVLFNDTVRANLNLGDDHDDAAIWQALRVAQLDDVIAAMDNGLDTEIGRRGVRLSGGQQQRLAVARMILKDPAIVILDEATSALDTDTEQRLHQALSGFLKDRTTLIVAHRLSSVRQADRVIVFEDGKISQSGTHHELLEQPGLYRTLYS, from the coding sequence ATGAATAAAAATAAAGCGAACGAGCAGGGTTTGCACTGGCCGGTGATCACCGGCATGATGCGCCGCCACAAGCGGTTGTTGATCAATGCCCACCTGCTGGCCATTGTCGGCACCCTGCTGGCGGTACCGGTGCCGCTGCTGATGCCCCTGCTGGTGGACGAGGTGTTGCTTGAGCAGCCGGGGACCCTGATCGCCTGGCTCGACCCGCTGTTACCCACGGCCTGGCAGACCGGCGTGGGCTATATTCTGGCGGTGCTGCTGGTTACCCTGTTGCTGCGCGCGCTGGCCCTGGTGTTCAACATATTGCAGGGCCGGCAATTTGCCCATGTGGCCAAACACATCACCTTTCAGATCCGCCGCCGCCTTACCCGTCAGTTGATGCGCACCCCCATGCGCGCCTTTGAGTCGGTGGGTGCCGGCAGCGTCAGCTCCCACTACATCACCGACGTTGAAACCCTCGACAAGTTTCTCGGGGAAACCCTGAGCCGGCTGCTGATAAGCCTGTTGAGCGTGCTGGGCACCGCCGTGGTGCTGTTGCTGCTGAACTGGCAGCTGGGCCTGTTTATTCTGTTGCTCAATCCGGTGGTGGTGTTCTTTTCCAGCCGGCTGGGTTCCAAGGTAAAGCACCTCAAGCGCGATGAAAACAAGGCCTTTGAGCTGTTTCAGCAGGCGCTGGTGGAAACCCTGGACGGCATTCAGGAAATTCGTGCCGCCAATCGTGAACGTCACTACCTGTTGCGGGTCATCGACAAGGCCAGGGGCGTGCGCGATACCGCCATTGAGTATCATTGGAAGAGCGAGGCCGCCGGCAAGGCCAGCTTTCTGTTGTTTTTATCGGGAGTGGAGCTGTTTCGCGCCGTGGGCATGATCATGGTGCTGTACACAGACCTGACCGTGGGTCAGATTTTCGCGGTGTTCAGCTACCTCTGGTTCATGATGGGGCCGGTACAGGAGCTGCTCAACATGCAGTATTCCTTCTATGCCGCCGATGCCGCCCGCCGGCGCATCAATGCCATGCTGGCCCTGGGAGAGGCTCCCGCTCCGGCCGGTGGCATCAACCCCTTCCTCGGTAGCACTACCCTGCCGGTGGAGGTGCGCAACCTGAGCTTCTCCTACGATGGCGAACGCCGCGTGCTGGACGACATCAGTCTCAGCATCGGCGCCGGCGAAAAAGTCGCCCTGGTGGGGGCCAGCGGTGGCGGCAAGTCCACCTTTATTCAGTTGCTGCTGGGCCTCTACCCCGCCAACAGCGGCGACATTCGCTTTGGCGGTGCCAGCAGCACCGATATCGGCTTTGCCACCATACGGGAACACGTGGCCACGGTGCTGCAACAACCGGTATTGTTCAACGATACCGTGCGCGCCAACCTGAACCTGGGAGATGATCACGACGACGCAGCCATCTGGCAGGCTCTCAGGGTGGCACAGCTGGATGACGTAATTGCGGCCATGGATAACGGCCTGGATACCGAAATTGGCCGACGGGGCGTTCGGCTCTCGGGAGGCCAGCAACAGCGCCTGGCGGTGGCAAGAATGATCCTGAAGGATCCGGCCATCGTCATTCTCGACGAGGCTACCTCGGCACTGGATACCGATACCGAGCAGCGCCTGCACCAGGCGCTGTCGGGCTTCCTCAAGGATCGCACCACCCTGATAGTGGCGCACCGGTTGAGCTCGGTACGCCAGGCCGACAGGGTCATCGTGTTTGAGGATGGTAAGATCAGCCAGTCCGGCACTCACCACGAGCTGCTGGAGCAGCCGGGTCTGTACCGAACCTTATACAGCTGA
- a CDS encoding GAF domain-containing protein, whose protein sequence is MSEKNAFYQSLTAQALALCEGEPNRIAKLANLSALLNLSLDDINWVGFYLREQDELVLGPFQGKPACVRIPMGRGVCGTAAANGEVQRVADVHAFAGHIACDAASNSEIVLPLGEGDKVWGVLDIDSPSHGRFDTEDEAGLSALVRAVLPLL, encoded by the coding sequence ATGAGTGAAAAAAACGCATTTTATCAAAGCCTGACCGCTCAGGCACTGGCGCTGTGCGAAGGCGAACCCAATCGCATTGCCAAACTGGCGAACCTGTCTGCCCTGCTGAACCTGTCCCTGGACGACATCAACTGGGTGGGCTTTTATCTGCGTGAACAGGACGAGCTGGTGTTGGGTCCGTTCCAGGGCAAGCCCGCCTGTGTCCGTATTCCCATGGGCCGAGGCGTGTGTGGTACCGCCGCCGCCAATGGCGAGGTGCAGCGGGTAGCCGATGTGCACGCCTTTGCCGGCCACATCGCCTGTGACGCCGCCAGCAATTCCGAAATTGTGCTGCCGCTGGGCGAGGGTGACAAGGTCTGGGGCGTGCTTGATATCGACAGCCCCAGCCATGGCAGGTTTGACACCGAGGATGAAGCCGGTCTTTCGGCCCTGGTGCGTGCCGTTCTGCCGCTGCTGTAA
- the proQ gene encoding RNA chaperone ProQ, whose protein sequence is MENSEKLKNSKEVIAYLAERFPQCFVAAGEAKPLKIGIFQDLAERMEDDPRVSRTLLRTALRQYTSSWRYLHGLKAGMSRVDLDGNPCGELTQEHIDHAKQALKESKEKVFGPRKEKPAGNKKPRPRANKKVDPAKLAVEQNVKVMLGKSPVPATIMEVTRDDVQVQLKTGMSVRVKFEHIVL, encoded by the coding sequence ATGGAAAACTCTGAAAAACTGAAAAACAGCAAAGAAGTCATCGCCTACCTGGCCGAGCGCTTTCCCCAGTGTTTTGTGGCGGCCGGCGAAGCCAAGCCGCTCAAGATAGGTATCTTTCAGGATCTGGCCGAGCGCATGGAAGATGACCCCCGGGTCTCACGGACCCTGCTGCGCACCGCCCTGCGCCAGTACACTTCCAGCTGGCGTTACCTGCATGGTCTCAAGGCCGGTATGAGCCGCGTGGACCTGGACGGCAACCCTTGTGGCGAGCTGACCCAGGAACACATCGATCACGCCAAGCAGGCGCTGAAGGAAAGCAAGGAAAAGGTGTTTGGTCCCCGCAAGGAAAAACCCGCCGGCAACAAAAAGCCCCGCCCGCGCGCCAACAAGAAGGTTGACCCCGCGAAACTCGCCGTAGAGCAGAATGTCAAAGTTATGCTGGGTAAGTCTCCGGTACCCGCTACCATTATGGAAGTGACCCGGGACGATGTTCAGGTGCAGCTGAAAACCGGCATGTCGGTTCGCGTCAAGTTCGAACATATAGTTCTCTGA
- the prc gene encoding carboxy terminal-processing peptidase — MISHGIRLSLVAAGMLVAGVAWAVPPAIEADAIPVLAPESQHAAASKRITALFTRSHYKQFMLDDAFSQAIFDRYIESLDYGRNIFTQQDIRRFERYRDRFDDLLRAGRLDAAFDMFNDSLRHRYERLSYALSLLDTPMTFDGDEDYQFDRTEADWPADQRELDELWRKRVKFDALSLALADKDWSEIKDTLTKRYNNAIKRLAQSESEDAFQSFANAFARAIEPHTSYLSPRNAERFETEMNLSLEGIGAVLQAEDDYTVIRSLVPGGPAAKSSELQPDDRIIGVGQAVDKITDVIGWRLDEVVDLIKGPKGTKVWLQIQRGQAVANTPRIVELTRDTVRLEDRAASGKVLEVNDRRIGVIEIPSFYVNLSVDVAREIDKLKQQKVQGLVIDLRANGGGALTEASALTGLFIDSGPVVQIRDGLGRISVNGDDDDRTSYDGPMAVLVDRYSASASEIFAAAMKDYGRAVILGENTFGKGTVQQHRSLSRIYDLYENPMGFVQFTIAKFYRINGGSTQNRGVSPDIPFPTAVAAEETGESLEKNALPWDQIESLDFAHVQDLSPFLGQLRQRHQARIEQDPEFAYVFEDIREYLKLKDKDSVSLNLAERKAELTEQDAKSLARLNDRLRRANLDPVQTLDEAPKDFEPEDSYLLEAARITADLADMLG, encoded by the coding sequence TTGATCAGTCACGGAATTCGTTTGTCTCTGGTGGCCGCCGGCATGCTGGTCGCCGGGGTTGCCTGGGCAGTGCCGCCGGCCATTGAGGCCGATGCCATCCCCGTTCTGGCACCGGAAAGCCAGCATGCCGCTGCCAGCAAGCGGATTACCGCGCTGTTCACCCGCTCTCATTACAAGCAGTTCATGCTTGACGATGCGTTTTCACAGGCGATTTTTGATCGTTACATCGAAAGCCTGGATTACGGCCGCAACATCTTCACTCAGCAGGACATTCGCCGCTTTGAGCGCTATCGCGATCGGTTTGACGACCTGTTGCGAGCCGGGCGGCTCGATGCCGCCTTTGATATGTTCAACGACAGCCTCAGGCACCGTTACGAGCGCTTGAGTTATGCGCTGTCGCTGCTCGATACGCCCATGACCTTTGATGGTGACGAGGACTATCAGTTCGACCGCACCGAGGCGGACTGGCCCGCGGATCAGCGCGAGCTGGACGAATTGTGGCGCAAGCGGGTCAAGTTTGACGCCCTGAGCCTGGCTCTGGCCGACAAGGACTGGAGCGAGATCAAGGACACCCTGACCAAGCGCTACAACAACGCCATCAAGCGCCTGGCCCAGAGCGAAAGCGAAGACGCCTTTCAGAGCTTTGCCAACGCCTTTGCCCGGGCCATTGAACCCCACACCAGTTACCTGAGCCCTCGCAACGCCGAGCGCTTCGAGACCGAGATGAACCTCTCCCTTGAAGGCATAGGCGCCGTGCTGCAGGCGGAAGACGACTACACCGTTATTCGTTCCCTGGTACCCGGCGGCCCGGCGGCCAAGTCCAGCGAATTGCAGCCCGATGATCGCATCATTGGGGTGGGGCAGGCCGTCGACAAGATCACCGACGTGATCGGTTGGCGGCTCGACGAGGTGGTGGATCTGATCAAGGGTCCCAAGGGCACCAAGGTATGGTTGCAGATCCAGCGGGGTCAGGCGGTGGCCAACACGCCGCGCATCGTTGAACTGACGCGGGATACCGTGCGCCTGGAAGACAGGGCCGCCAGCGGCAAGGTGCTGGAGGTAAATGATCGCCGCATTGGCGTAATTGAGATTCCCAGTTTCTATGTCAACCTGAGCGTCGACGTGGCCCGGGAAATCGACAAGCTCAAGCAGCAAAAGGTGCAGGGGCTGGTGATCGATCTGCGCGCCAACGGCGGCGGTGCCCTGACCGAAGCTTCGGCGCTCACCGGGTTGTTTATCGACAGCGGCCCTGTGGTGCAGATTCGTGACGGCCTGGGCCGTATTTCGGTGAATGGCGATGATGACGATCGCACCAGCTATGATGGCCCCATGGCGGTGCTGGTGGATCGTTACTCCGCCTCGGCCTCGGAAATTTTTGCCGCCGCCATGAAAGACTATGGCCGGGCGGTGATCCTGGGTGAAAACACCTTTGGCAAAGGCACGGTACAGCAGCACCGCAGTCTGTCACGCATCTATGATCTGTATGAAAACCCCATGGGCTTTGTGCAGTTCACCATCGCCAAGTTCTATCGCATCAACGGCGGCAGCACCCAGAACCGCGGCGTAAGCCCGGATATTCCGTTCCCCACCGCGGTGGCCGCCGAGGAGACCGGTGAAAGCCTGGAGAAGAACGCGCTGCCCTGGGATCAGATAGAGAGTCTGGACTTTGCCCATGTGCAGGACCTGTCGCCCTTTCTCGGCCAGCTGCGTCAGCGTCATCAGGCCCGTATTGAGCAGGATCCCGAGTTCGCCTATGTGTTTGAAGACATTCGTGAATACCTGAAGCTGAAAGACAAGGACTCGGTGTCACTCAACCTGGCCGAGCGTAAGGCCGAGCTGACCGAGCAGGACGCCAAGTCCCTGGCCCGCCTCAATGACCGCCTGCGTCGGGCCAACCTTGATCCGGTGCAGACCCTGGATGAAGCGCCAAAGGACTTTGAACCCGAAGACAGCTATTTGCTGGAAGCGGCCCGCATTACCGCCGATCTGGCCGACATGCTGGGCTGA
- the pepN gene encoding aminopeptidase N translates to MSQNQPQVQYRDDYQPPHYWIDTLDLDIQLHDSATEVVAISRVRRNGEHNEALVLDGEQLELLSVSINGVETSQYELGEGSLTLPQVPQEFVLTIKNRINPAANTALEGLYKSGNAYCTQCEAQGFRRITFYLDRPDVLARFSTRITADAEACPYLLSNGNRVGQGVLDDGRHWVQWQDPFPKPAYLFALVAGDFDVLRDRYTTRSGRDVALEIFVDKGNLHRAGHAMDSLKASMRWDEQRCNLEYDLDIYMIVAVDFFNMGAMENKGLNVFNAKFVLADAQTATDDDYLDVERVIGHEYFHNWTGNRVTCRDWFQLSLKEGLTVFRDQEFSSDLGSRTVNRIGNVRIMRGPQFAEDAGPMAHPIRPDAVIEMNNFYTLTVYEKGSEVIRMLHTLLGEQAFQVGLALYLRRHDGEAATCDDFVAAMSEASGRDLTRFKRWYGQSGTPVLTVRDSYDADSGRYTLSVRQHTPPTREQPEKLPLHIPLSMALYTEQGEPVPLILEGRPADSVLDVLEAEQEFVFERVPSRPVPALLQGFSAPVKLDYPYSDEQLALLARVSQDEFVRWDAVQMLINDTVRRNIALLQRRQTPVLPRSLLNVFRSTLEDNAMDRALKAEMLTLPDVASLLELFEQVDIDQLAEVRHHLARELAEALAPAWQQAYDDNLTPEYRIDHQDMARRALKNTALGYLALMGTEIPVAHQYDAADNMTDTLGALRAAVRGELDCRHAMLADFERKWRDDGLVLDNWFRLQATAPGADTLGRVRELMSHPTFSLGNPNRVRALIGAFCQVNPVQFHRLDGSGYDLLVEVLEQLNHSNPQVASRLLTPLIQFSRLDDARQGLIRARLERLMALPELSRDLFEKISKALA, encoded by the coding sequence ATGAGCCAAAACCAACCTCAAGTGCAGTATCGCGACGACTACCAGCCGCCCCATTACTGGATTGATACCCTGGATCTGGACATTCAGCTGCATGACAGCGCCACCGAGGTGGTGGCCATCAGCCGAGTGCGCCGCAACGGCGAACACAATGAAGCCCTGGTGCTCGACGGCGAGCAACTGGAGCTGTTGTCGGTGTCGATTAACGGGGTGGAGACCAGCCAATACGAACTGGGAGAGGGCAGCCTGACGTTGCCCCAGGTACCTCAGGAATTCGTGCTGACCATCAAGAATCGTATCAATCCCGCCGCCAACACCGCCCTGGAAGGGCTGTACAAATCCGGTAACGCCTATTGTACCCAGTGCGAGGCGCAAGGGTTTCGGCGCATTACCTTTTATCTGGATCGCCCGGATGTGCTGGCCCGGTTCAGTACCCGCATTACCGCCGATGCCGAGGCCTGCCCCTATTTGCTGTCCAACGGCAACCGGGTCGGTCAGGGCGTGCTCGATGACGGTCGCCACTGGGTGCAATGGCAGGATCCCTTTCCCAAGCCGGCCTATCTGTTTGCCCTGGTGGCCGGAGATTTTGATGTGTTGCGCGACCGTTACACCACCCGTAGCGGCCGCGACGTGGCGCTGGAGATCTTTGTCGACAAGGGCAACCTGCACCGTGCCGGCCACGCCATGGACAGCCTCAAGGCATCCATGCGCTGGGACGAGCAGCGCTGCAACCTGGAGTATGATCTCGACATCTACATGATAGTGGCGGTGGACTTCTTCAACATGGGCGCCATGGAAAACAAGGGCCTGAATGTGTTCAACGCCAAGTTCGTGCTGGCCGACGCCCAGACCGCCACCGACGATGATTACCTGGACGTGGAGCGGGTGATCGGTCACGAGTATTTCCATAACTGGACCGGTAACCGGGTGACCTGCCGGGACTGGTTCCAGCTGTCTCTGAAGGAAGGCCTGACGGTATTCCGGGATCAGGAATTCTCCTCCGACCTGGGCTCTCGGACCGTCAACCGCATCGGCAATGTGCGCATCATGCGTGGTCCCCAGTTCGCCGAAGACGCCGGCCCCATGGCCCATCCGATCCGGCCCGATGCGGTGATCGAGATGAACAACTTCTATACCCTCACCGTGTACGAAAAAGGGTCGGAAGTCATTCGCATGCTGCACACCCTGCTCGGCGAGCAGGCATTTCAGGTAGGTCTGGCACTGTATCTGCGGCGTCACGACGGTGAAGCCGCCACCTGTGATGATTTTGTCGCCGCCATGAGTGAAGCCAGCGGCCGGGATCTGACCCGCTTCAAGCGCTGGTATGGCCAGTCCGGCACGCCGGTGCTGACGGTACGGGACAGTTACGACGCCGACAGCGGCCGTTATACCCTGAGTGTGCGCCAGCACACGCCGCCGACACGGGAGCAGCCGGAAAAACTGCCGCTGCACATTCCCCTGAGCATGGCACTCTATACCGAGCAGGGTGAGCCGGTTCCCCTGATCCTTGAAGGCCGGCCGGCGGATTCGGTGCTGGATGTGCTTGAAGCCGAGCAGGAGTTCGTGTTTGAACGGGTACCGTCCCGTCCGGTGCCGGCACTGCTGCAGGGCTTTTCTGCACCGGTCAAGCTCGACTATCCCTACAGCGACGAACAGCTCGCCTTGCTGGCCCGGGTCAGTCAGGATGAGTTTGTACGCTGGGACGCGGTGCAGATGCTGATCAACGACACCGTGCGCCGCAACATCGCCCTGCTGCAGCGTCGTCAGACTCCCGTGCTGCCGCGCAGCCTGCTGAATGTATTTCGCAGTACCCTGGAAGATAACGCCATGGATCGGGCGCTCAAGGCCGAGATGCTGACCCTGCCGGATGTGGCCAGCCTGCTCGAGCTCTTTGAACAGGTGGACATCGATCAGCTTGCCGAGGTACGCCATCACCTGGCCCGGGAATTGGCCGAGGCCCTGGCGCCGGCCTGGCAGCAGGCCTACGACGACAACCTGACCCCGGAATACCGCATTGACCACCAGGACATGGCCCGGCGGGCGCTGAAAAACACCGCCCTGGGTTACCTGGCGTTGATGGGTACCGAGATCCCGGTGGCCCATCAGTACGATGCCGCCGACAACATGACCGACACGCTCGGAGCGCTACGCGCCGCGGTGCGGGGCGAACTGGACTGTCGTCACGCCATGCTGGCGGATTTTGAGCGCAAATGGCGTGACGACGGCCTGGTGCTGGACAACTGGTTTAGATTGCAGGCCACGGCCCCCGGCGCCGACACCTTGGGCCGGGTGCGTGAGCTGATGAGCCACCCCACCTTCAGCCTGGGCAACCCCAACCGGGTGAGGGCGCTGATTGGTGCCTTCTGTCAGGTGAATCCGGTCCAGTTTCATCGTCTCGACGGCAGCGGCTACGATTTGCTGGTGGAGGTACTGGAACAGCTTAATCACAGCAACCCACAGGTGGCGTCGCGGCTGCTAACCCCGCTGATCCAGTTCAGTCGGCTGGATGACGCCCGTCAGGGGTTGATTCGCGCCCGGCTGGAGCGGCTGATGGCACTGCCCGAGTTGTCTCGGGATCTGTTTGAAAAGATCAGCAAGGCCCTGGCTTGA
- a CDS encoding DUF2835 domain-containing protein yields MQRLRFRLAISAAELQRYYSGRVSALTVMTEQGLRLQLPLHHFRRYVGHAGLSGRFEVVLNEHNQLQRLERLA; encoded by the coding sequence ATGCAACGGTTGCGCTTTCGGCTGGCCATTTCCGCCGCCGAATTGCAGCGCTACTACTCCGGCCGAGTATCGGCGCTTACGGTGATGACCGAACAGGGGCTGAGGCTGCAGTTGCCCCTGCATCATTTTCGCCGGTATGTGGGGCACGCCGGGCTCAGTGGTCGTTTTGAGGTGGTGCTGAATGAGCACAACCAGTTGCAACGGCTGGAGCGCCTGGCCTGA